In a genomic window of Gossypium arboreum isolate Shixiya-1 chromosome 9, ASM2569848v2, whole genome shotgun sequence:
- the LOC108457223 gene encoding plant UBX domain-containing protein 8 — protein MVRPNQEAVDTFISITGAPEAVAISMLEEHAGNLNTAVNAYFSEGDRPTSTIVPVDDAMDIDDPNEVVPNGPVLPFLPSSRTNQQLSLHDRNFHSSFFDGDSGSTHEPMVTHPTEVREVKNSHEPSSHAPVVADASETAQALGPKSHETVTIDEVGDDSIAQPRRQNDNSNNQHVTPSAPAFDNLPDYGNDIEEQMIQAAIEASKRDAEELSNAGPWRNMSHSEDAVLEEAVSLSFKTAEQEKALREQGYCAGTSEVEASIPPKEHLGNMAVSNGRLMEGSSSIQAEAEDGDEQPLVRHRSRQTSSGPGESANEVGVVEASAPSSPGQQGIGNLPLNNGNEFPSDEWGGISSVEHDEAVMLEAAMFGGIPENGYRFAYAPHHFIRPEGSNPWRTPRPPSPSLEAQRLIREQQDDEYNASLQADREKELKAIQEAEACRLEEEAARKAALEEEKRKEEESRRKMEEEQECERQLAAKEASLPLEPSADEENAVNLLVRMPDGSRRGRLFLKSDTLQSLYDFIDISRGVKPGTYRLVRPYPRRAFGDDECSLTLNELGLANKQEALFLELI, from the exons aTGGTGAGACCTAATCAAGAAGCAGTCGACACTTTCATCAGCATCACTGGGGCACCCGAAGCTGTTGCTATTTCCATGCTAGAG GAGCATGCTGGCAATCTCAATACAGCTGTAAATGCATATTTCAGCGAGGGTGATAG GCCAACATCAACCATAGTTCCTGTAGATGATGCCATGGATATAGATGATCCAAATGAAGTTGTGCCAAATGGGCCAGTCCTTCCATTTCTACCATCATCTAGAACAAACCAACAATTGTCTCTTCATGATCGAAACTTCCATAGCAGTTTCTTCGATGGTGATTCTGGTTCAACTCATGAACCAATGGTAACACATCCAACAGAGGTGAGAGAGGTCAAGAATAGCCATGAGCCATCTAGTCATGCTCCTGTTGTTGCGGATGCCTCTGAAACTGCACAAGCTCTCGGCCCGAAATCCCATGAGACTGTTACAATTGATGAAGTAGGTGACGATTCAATTGCGCAGCCAAGGCGGCAGAATGATAACTCTAACAACCAGCATGTTACACCCAGCGCTCCTGCCTTTGATAATTTGCCAGACTATGGCAATGACATTGAAGAACAAATGATtcaagctgctattgaggcctcTAAGCGGGATGCTGAG GAGTTAAGTAATGCTGGGCCTTGGCGTAATATGTCTCATTCAGAGGATGCTGTACTTGAAGAAGCAGTTTCATTGTCCTTTAAG ACAGCAGAGCAAGAGAAGGCATTGCGTGAGCAGGGTTACTGTGCCGGAACATCAGAAGTGGAAGCTTCTATACCACCTAAGGAGCATCTCGGGAACATGGCAGTCTCAAATGGGAG GTTAATGGAAGGAAGCTCTTCCATTCAAGCTGAAGCTGAAGATGGGGATGAGCAGCCTCTAGTTAGGCACAGGTCTAGACAGACATCATCTGGCCCAGGAGAATCTGCAAACGAAGTCGGAGTTGTGGAGGCTAGCGCACCATCAAGTCCTGGACAGCAAGGAATAGGCAATCTCCCACTGAACAATGGAAATGAATTCCCTTCTGATGAG TGGGGTGGTATTTCTTCTGTGGAACATGATGAGGCAGTCATGCTTGAGGCTGCGATGTTTGGTGGAATCCCTGAGAATGGGTATCGTTTTGCCTATGCACCTCATCACTTCATTCGACCTGAGGGCTCTAATCCCTGGCGTACCCCTCGTCCTCCATCACCCTCTTTGGAAGCTCAACGCCTGATACGGGAACAACAA GACGATGAATATAATGCATCATTGCAAGCTGACAGAGAAAAAGAGTTGAAGGCAATTCAAGAAGCTGAAGCTTGCCGTTTAGAGGAGGAAGCAGCTAGAAAAGCTGCTCTTGAAGAAGAAAAACGGAAAGAGGAAGAGTCCCGCAGGAAAATGGAGGAGGAACAG GAATGTGAGAGACAATTAGCTGCTAAAGAAGCTTCTCTGCCTCTGGAGCCATCAGCCGATGAGGAAAATGCTGTAAACCTTCTAGTGCGAATGCCAGATGGCAGTCGAAGGGGCCGTTTATTTCTCAAGTCTGACACGCTGCAG TCTCTCTATGACTTCATAGATATCAGTAGAGGAGTCAAGCCAGGCACTTACCGATTG GTGAGGCCGTACCCAAGGCGTGCTTTCGGTGATGATGAATGCAGCTTGACGCTGAATGAACTTGGATTAGCAAACAAACAAGAAGCCCTATTtctggagttgatctaa